A portion of the Candidatus Pristimantibacillus lignocellulolyticus genome contains these proteins:
- a CDS encoding HTH domain-containing protein, which yields MLDHAQLSTREYILQILKTKGALSTKELTDELGITVMAVRRHIQTLERDNLITAKTMRQSIGRPTAVYTLTQQAESFFPRKYHTLTLELLGELEDHFGEDAVETLFEGRKNKMINKYDASMRGKDLSDQVALLANIQNENGYMVDWEQINEEEYVIKEHNCPIEQVAMKYQHACQCELQLFESLLDNAEVSRTDCLAKGGQRCTYSIKKRKEQK from the coding sequence ATGTTAGATCATGCTCAGCTTTCGACAAGAGAGTATATTCTCCAGATTCTTAAAACTAAAGGTGCTTTAAGTACGAAAGAGCTTACTGATGAACTTGGCATAACTGTTATGGCAGTTAGACGCCATATTCAAACATTAGAAAGAGATAATCTTATTACCGCAAAAACAATGAGACAATCAATAGGGAGACCGACAGCAGTATACACATTAACCCAGCAAGCGGAAAGTTTCTTCCCGCGAAAGTACCATACTTTAACATTAGAATTATTAGGTGAATTAGAGGATCATTTTGGTGAAGATGCAGTTGAAACGCTCTTTGAAGGTCGCAAAAATAAAATGATTAATAAATACGATGCAAGCATGAGAGGTAAAGATCTTTCTGATCAAGTAGCACTTCTTGCTAATATTCAAAATGAGAACGGGTATATGGTCGATTGGGAGCAGATTAATGAAGAAGAGTATGTAATTAAAGAGCATAATTGCCCGATTGAACAAGTTGCCATGAAATATCAGCATGCTTGTCAATGTGAATTACAGTTGTTTGAATCATTGTTAGATAATGCTGAGGTTTCGAGAACTGACTGCCTGGCTAAAGGTGGACAAAGATGTACCTATTCCATCAAAAAAAGAAAAGAACAAAAATAG
- a CDS encoding MMPL family transporter, producing MSTFLYKLGKTAYSKPWHFIVSWILILAIVLAILGVNGIHVTSDMKIEGTESQKVLDQLTQELPEASGGQASIVFTAPTGERLDTAERLSSISEAVNKVYNLEYVINPIELAAQAAQAGASMNDAAQAAQQGASMNDAAQTDQAAQQGNAAEANQGFALELPPYGPMMIDGVPVPGVLMANDGSIALFQFQFTVQQMSLPESVPDLVMDAAMAVEQTGISALPSDSLSTKPAIGSTEAIGLLVAAVVLFMTLGSVVAAGLPLLTALMGVGISVGGAYAFSKMFHMTDLTPVLALMVGLAVGIDYSLFIVNRQRRIILEQGLSAREALSRAVGTAGSAVFFAGLTVIIALCGMVIIGIGFLSAMALVAAVAVLINVLVALTLLPALLGLVGERICSAKARANSSSQTNKNPNGFAHRWVTAVVKGRWAIVLVVIVILGVAAIPAAKMEMGIPSGATANLDTTARQSYDAISNGFGEGFNGPLLLVAEPQGDADSITMEMLGGLVQQLQMHDNVSVVTPMGVNQTGDMAIISLIPKTGPTDKETKDLVQELRATDSSMAQTHDVKLGVTGFTAINIDMSSKLAEVFPLYVGIIVILSIIILLLVFRSIIVPIKATLGFLLSILATFGITTAVFQWGWVHDLFGFDTGGPLLSFMPIMVTGILYGLAMDYQVFLVSSMRESYVHGHHGKESVIHGYDQASRVVVAAAIIMVSVFAGFIFAHDIMIKQIGFALAIGILIDAFFVRMALVPAVMAIFGDKAWSLPKWLDRLLPNLDVEGDKLLAELNAQEVAEQKAQKGASVKKKTKKVPHQAH from the coding sequence ATGTCAACTTTCTTGTATAAACTCGGTAAGACCGCCTATTCTAAACCATGGCATTTTATTGTTAGCTGGATATTAATACTAGCAATTGTGCTTGCCATACTAGGAGTTAACGGCATTCATGTCACTTCTGATATGAAAATCGAAGGCACGGAATCTCAGAAGGTGCTAGATCAACTAACCCAAGAGTTACCTGAAGCATCAGGCGGTCAAGCCAGCATCGTGTTTACTGCTCCTACAGGTGAACGTCTGGACACAGCAGAGCGATTAAGCTCAATTAGCGAAGCTGTCAATAAAGTATACAATCTAGAATATGTTATTAATCCGATCGAATTGGCAGCACAAGCTGCTCAAGCTGGAGCTTCGATGAACGATGCAGCTCAAGCGGCGCAACAAGGGGCTTCAATGAATGATGCAGCTCAAACGGATCAAGCAGCGCAACAAGGTAATGCAGCGGAGGCCAATCAAGGATTTGCCTTAGAATTACCTCCGTACGGGCCTATGATGATCGATGGTGTACCAGTTCCCGGCGTCTTGATGGCTAATGATGGCAGTATTGCATTGTTCCAATTTCAATTCACCGTTCAGCAAATGTCACTGCCTGAATCAGTTCCAGACTTAGTTATGGATGCTGCTATGGCTGTTGAACAGACAGGGATTTCCGCACTACCAAGTGATTCACTTTCTACAAAACCAGCGATCGGCTCTACGGAAGCAATTGGACTTCTGGTCGCTGCAGTTGTGCTATTCATGACATTAGGCTCTGTTGTTGCAGCAGGCTTGCCACTTCTTACAGCTCTAATGGGAGTAGGAATTAGTGTAGGTGGTGCTTACGCCTTTTCGAAAATGTTCCATATGACCGATCTTACGCCTGTACTAGCATTGATGGTCGGACTTGCGGTCGGCATCGATTACTCACTGTTTATCGTAAATCGTCAGCGTCGCATCATTCTTGAGCAGGGACTAAGCGCACGAGAAGCTTTAAGTAGAGCAGTTGGTACTGCCGGAAGTGCGGTATTCTTCGCAGGCTTGACTGTTATTATTGCGTTGTGCGGCATGGTTATTATCGGAATCGGCTTCTTATCTGCAATGGCGCTTGTTGCCGCAGTAGCCGTTCTGATCAATGTGCTCGTTGCGTTGACTCTACTTCCTGCCTTGCTTGGTCTAGTAGGAGAACGCATCTGCTCAGCGAAAGCAAGAGCTAATAGTAGCAGCCAGACGAATAAAAATCCGAATGGTTTTGCTCATCGTTGGGTAACAGCAGTCGTGAAAGGCCGCTGGGCAATTGTATTAGTTGTCATCGTTATTCTTGGCGTAGCTGCAATACCAGCGGCTAAGATGGAAATGGGTATTCCCTCTGGCGCTACAGCTAACTTGGATACAACAGCAAGACAAAGCTACGATGCCATTTCTAATGGTTTTGGTGAAGGCTTCAACGGTCCGTTGCTACTAGTAGCAGAACCGCAAGGTGACGCAGACTCCATTACAATGGAGATGTTAGGCGGACTAGTCCAGCAACTTCAAATGCATGACAACGTTTCGGTCGTAACTCCGATGGGTGTCAATCAAACCGGTGACATGGCTATTATTAGCCTTATTCCGAAAACAGGTCCAACGGACAAAGAGACAAAAGATTTAGTGCAAGAGCTTCGTGCCACAGATTCCAGTATGGCACAAACGCATGATGTGAAGTTAGGCGTTACAGGATTTACTGCGATTAACATCGATATGTCCTCGAAGCTAGCCGAGGTGTTCCCGCTATACGTTGGCATTATCGTAATTCTCTCAATTATTATTTTGCTTCTTGTATTCCGTTCGATTATCGTACCTATCAAAGCGACGCTTGGTTTCCTACTCAGCATACTCGCTACTTTTGGTATTACGACTGCAGTCTTCCAATGGGGATGGGTGCATGATCTATTCGGTTTCGATACAGGTGGCCCGCTTCTCAGCTTTATGCCGATTATGGTTACTGGTATTCTGTATGGTCTCGCGATGGACTACCAAGTGTTCCTTGTCAGCTCCATGCGTGAATCTTACGTACATGGTCATCATGGAAAAGAGAGCGTCATTCACGGGTATGATCAAGCAAGCCGTGTTGTCGTAGCTGCAGCAATTATAATGGTTTCTGTTTTCGCGGGCTTTATCTTTGCTCATGATATTATGATCAAACAGATCGGCTTTGCACTTGCAATCGGTATTTTAATTGACGCTTTCTTCGTCCGCATGGCGCTTGTTCCAGCGGTAATGGCGATTTTCGGCGACAAAGCTTGGTCGTTGCCAAAGTGGCTCGATCGTTTGCTTCCTAACCTAGACGTCGAAGGCGATAAGTTGCTTGCCGAGCTAAATGCGCAAGAAGTAGCTGAGCAGAAAGCTCAAAAAGGTGCTTCCGTAAAAAAGAAAACTAAGAAGGTTCCCCATCAGGCTCACTAG
- a CDS encoding TetR/AcrR family transcriptional regulator codes for MIKQNLRDMKKEATANALAEAAFDLALEKGLDGFIVEDVVQRAGFSRRTFANYYSCKEEAVAMAAVIFKGADEVANWIENLNEAMTPLDILYQLMNLQQTGEHFMKLRQLVMLSQQTPTLEPYILSALRSLQIAAQQFISEQSLGRYPEGYTHLLVGAVYGAILPLLDGSMKVLFAGESAEETPNTITFEYYLDTMFSYLRKGF; via the coding sequence ATGATAAAACAAAATTTGCGCGATATGAAAAAGGAAGCTACAGCTAATGCTCTTGCCGAGGCGGCATTTGATCTAGCGCTGGAAAAAGGATTAGACGGATTTATCGTTGAGGACGTCGTACAGCGTGCTGGTTTCTCCAGAAGAACGTTCGCAAATTACTATTCCTGCAAGGAAGAAGCAGTAGCTATGGCAGCTGTTATCTTCAAAGGAGCAGACGAAGTAGCGAATTGGATAGAAAATTTGAACGAGGCCATGACGCCGCTCGATATCCTTTACCAGCTAATGAATCTGCAACAGACAGGAGAGCATTTCATGAAATTGCGTCAGCTCGTGATGCTTTCACAGCAGACGCCAACACTTGAACCATACATTTTAAGTGCACTTCGTAGTTTACAAATAGCAGCACAACAATTTATAAGTGAGCAATCACTGGGACGTTATCCGGAAGGATACACCCACCTACTCGTTGGTGCCGTTTACGGAGCCATTCTTCCATTACTTGACGGTAGTATGAAAGTCTTGTTTGCTGGTGAATCGGCAGAGGAAACTCCGAACACCATTACATTCGAGTATTATTTAGATACAATGTTCAGTTACTTACGCAAAGGGTTTTAA